A section of the Tenrec ecaudatus isolate mTenEca1 chromosome 10, mTenEca1.hap1, whole genome shotgun sequence genome encodes:
- the CCDC92B gene encoding coiled-coil domain-containing 92B, which yields MDTTSLEHQIQSVQRHISFLKKEQMALLRDLHLEILRLQKRCSELTHDLEMREAQSHQQEAASQELESKCRALESQLAERAAANAELRREVAQREVLVSALRGSLRAEERRFLEELRRRSHRATVLGAELQKHTEAAAYLSCQLHAARQRLQAPRPGPAGPAAEPRPRRRAPRARRAPAAAAAEATAKGPGRDWAPWDRATGALDDADAMPDPALFLCARRPPRPSGRSPRPPPRQEPPDLAGPHPGSCRSPPAAPSAPGEPE from the exons atgGATACCACATCCCTGGAGCATCAGATCCAGAGCGTGCAACGCCACATCAGCTTCCTGAAAAAGGAGCAGATGGCCCTGCTGCGTGACCTGCACCTGGAGATCCTGAGGCTGCAGAAACGCTGctcag AACTGACCCATGATCTGGAGATGAGAGAGGCCCAATCTCACCAGCAAG AGGCGGCGTCCCAGGAGCTGGAGAGCAAGTGCCGCGCGCTGGAGTCACAACTGGCCGAGCGGGCGGCGGCCAACGCGGAGCTGCGGCGGGAGGTGGCGCAGCGCGAGGTGCTCGTGTCCGCGCTGCGCGGCAGCCTGCGCGCCGAGGAGCGGCGCTTCCTGGAGGAGCTGCGCCGCCGCAGCCACCGCGCCACCGTGCTGGGCGCCGAGCTGCAGAAGCACACCGAGGCGGCCGCCTACCTCTCCTGCCAGCTGCACGCGGCGCGCCAGAGACTGCAGGCCCCGCGCCCGGGCCCCGCCGGGCCCGCCGCCGAGCCCCGGCCCCGCCGGCGCGCCCCGCGGGCCCGCCgtgcgcccgccgccgccgccgcggaggCCACGGCCAAGGGCCCCGGCCGGGACTGGGCCCCCTGGGACCGCGCGACCGGCGCCCTGGACGACGCGGACGCCATGCCCGACCCCGCGCTCTTCCTCTGCGCCCGGAGGCCTCCGCGGCCCAGCGGCCGCAGCCCGCGCCCGCCGCCCCGCCAGGAGCCCCCGGACCTCGCCGGCCCGCACCCCGGGTCCTGCCGGAGCCCGCCCGCCGCGCCCAGTGCGCCCGGGGAGCCGGAGTAG